In Leishmania mexicana MHOM/GT/2001/U1103 complete genome, chromosome 20, one genomic interval encodes:
- a CDS encoding putative cytochrome b5 1: protein MKEYTREEVAMHCTAQDCWVIVDGHVYHLDTEFVTTLHPGGLIILESAGKDGSVMFHEHHNPERVRPILEEYCIGKLKK from the coding sequence ATGAAAGAGTACACACGTGAGGAAGTAGCGATGCATTGCACGGCGCAGGACTGCTGGGTCATCGTGGATGGGCATGTTTATCACTTGGACACCGAGTTTGTCACGACGCTACACCCTGGTGGGCTGATCATCTTGGAGTCGGCCGGCAAGGACGGGTCGGTGATGTTTCATGAGCACCACAATCCAGAGCGGGTGAGACCCATTCTGGAGGAGTACTGCATTGGTAAACTGAAGAAGTAA
- a CDS encoding putative 60S acidic ribosomal protein has protein sequence MPKSKRAKIVPLTKTQAKTREDKNKLIERIREALEDYSDVYTFQLHNIRTNILQQIREERAGDSRIFLGNNKIMMIAIGRDEASAQKQNLHKLSPFLTGLCGLLFTNLSKKEVKEYFATVGAPVYARTGQTATESLVLKGGPLPQFPHSMFDHLAKLGLPIKLDRGVIVLLQDTTVCEPGDTLSAEAAQLLKLFGVQSAEFKIDLTAHWANGVAKKVSSSAPKKIEK, from the coding sequence ATGCCGAAATCGAAGCGCGCCAAGATTGTTCCGCTCACCAAGACGCAGGCAAAGACGCGCGAGGACAAGAACAAGCTCATTGAGCGCATCCGCGAAGCTCTGGAGGACTACAGTGATGTGTACACCTTTCAGCTCCACAACATTCGCACCAACATCCTGCAGCAGATTcgcgaggagcgcgccggAGACAGCCGCATCTTCCTGGGCAACAACAAGATCATGATGATCGCAATCGGGCGGGATGAGGCGAGCGCCCAGAAACAGAACTTGCACAAGCTGTCCCCGTTTCTTACGGGGCTGTGTGGGCTGCTCTTCACAAACCTCAGCAAGAAGGAGGTAAAGGAGTACTTTGCAACTGTTGGAGCCCCAGTCTACGCGCGCACTGGGCAGACAGCTACGGAGTCGCTCGTGCTCAAGGGAGGTCCGCTGCCGCAGTTCCCGCACAGCATGTTCGATCACCTCGCCAAACTCGGTCTTCCCATTAAGCTGGATCGTGGGGTCATTGTGCTGCTGCAAGACACCACCGTGTGCGAGCCGGGTGATACGCTTAGCGCGGAGGCCGCGCAGCTCCTGAAGCTCTTTGGGGTTCAGTCTGCCGAGTTCAAGATTGACCTGACAGCGCACTGGGCAAACGGCGTAGCAAAGAAGGTCAGCAGTAGTGCACCGAAGAAGATCGAGAAGTAG